The following coding sequences are from one Microbacterium sp. SORGH_AS_0969 window:
- a CDS encoding IclR family transcriptional regulator: MPARQDASPASQTLSRGIRLLEELADARAPLSIDDLAARVELHRSVAYRLLRTLEDHGLVTRDAAGAVRLGTGLAALAAGVAADLQAEALPELTAAANELGMTCFLVVLDHDECVTLTSVEPRHAVTAVAQRPGARHPVTRGAPGRAILAQLPPRRWPEAVDARLAAEVADAAERGWATSHDEVVPSLRAVAVPLSVQGRQPAAVAAVYVATSLDDAAIAARLASAAAAVRVAL, translated from the coding sequence ATGCCCGCACGGCAAGATGCGTCGCCCGCATCGCAGACGTTGAGCCGCGGCATCCGGTTGCTCGAAGAGCTCGCCGACGCGCGCGCTCCCCTGTCGATCGACGACCTCGCCGCCCGCGTCGAGCTGCATCGCTCGGTGGCCTACCGCTTGCTCCGCACCCTCGAGGACCACGGGCTCGTGACGAGGGATGCCGCGGGCGCGGTGCGCCTGGGAACGGGTCTCGCCGCTCTTGCCGCGGGCGTCGCCGCCGACCTGCAGGCCGAGGCCCTGCCCGAACTCACCGCGGCCGCGAACGAGCTGGGCATGACGTGCTTCCTCGTCGTGCTCGACCACGACGAATGCGTCACGCTCACCAGCGTCGAGCCGCGACACGCGGTCACCGCCGTGGCGCAGCGGCCAGGGGCTCGGCATCCGGTCACCCGGGGCGCACCCGGCCGAGCGATCCTGGCCCAGCTGCCCCCTCGCCGCTGGCCCGAGGCGGTCGACGCGCGCCTCGCGGCCGAGGTCGCGGACGCCGCGGAGCGCGGGTGGGCGACCAGTCACGACGAGGTGGTGCCGTCGCTGCGCGCGGTGGCCGTGCCGCTCAGCGTGCAGGGTCGCCAACCCGCCGCGGTTGCAGCGGTCTACGTCGCGACCAGCCTCGACGACGCCGCGATCGCCGCGCGCCTGGCATCCGCGGCCGCGGCGGTGCGCGTGGCGCTGTAG
- a CDS encoding primary-amine oxidase has translation MHDHAHAVPDQAMENPDLERADGARPAAHPLDPLSAEEIERTRDVLVAAGLLGETVRVPMLLPAEPDKKAVASWRPGDPFDRRADVTLLDTATGEVTEAIVSITAGEVVRSHRYAADTSPYGQPQYLFEEYERAAELVKASPEWRAAMERRGLGDRIDLAFCTPLAPGFVGRENEVGRRVIRSLTFLRDSEDDIAWAHPVEGLIVHIDLTANRVIGIEDEGDTPVPAGSGRYDPEATGPARTTLKPIEITQPEGPSFRVDGSHVQWENWTLRVDFNAREGLVLHDVRFDDRPVLSRASVPEMVVPYGDTSNTRFWISYFDAGEYLLGKNANHLELGCDCLGVIHYFDGHVADDRGHAMRIPNAVCMHEEDYGVLWKHTEPGPVGSHVRRSRRLVVSYFATIGNYDYGFFWYFYLDGSIQVEAKATGIVFVGGGEPGSTNRHAPEIAPGVFAPVHQHLFSARLDMAIDGDENRLFEVDAVRIPMGDDNPFGNAFTWSHTPLRTEQEAQREADTSVARVWEVQSTTRTNYVGKPTAYHLIPEPTALLMADPASTVAARAAFATKHLWGTAYDPEERWPAGRYPNAHAGGAGLPAYTADDRSIDGADLVLWHTFGLTHVPRPEDWPIMPVDYAGFWLKPYGFLDRNPALDLPESSQAHAQGGDGCCGDGATCSCAH, from the coding sequence ATGCACGATCACGCACACGCCGTCCCCGACCAGGCGATGGAGAACCCCGACCTCGAGCGCGCGGACGGCGCTCGTCCCGCCGCCCACCCGCTGGATCCACTCAGCGCGGAGGAGATCGAGCGCACGCGCGACGTCCTCGTCGCCGCCGGCCTGCTCGGCGAGACCGTGCGGGTGCCGATGCTGCTGCCGGCGGAACCCGACAAGAAGGCCGTGGCATCGTGGCGCCCGGGAGACCCGTTCGACCGACGCGCCGACGTCACCCTGCTCGACACGGCGACCGGCGAGGTGACCGAGGCGATCGTCTCGATCACTGCCGGAGAGGTGGTGCGCAGCCACCGCTACGCCGCCGACACCTCCCCGTACGGGCAACCGCAGTACCTCTTCGAGGAGTACGAGCGCGCCGCCGAACTGGTCAAGGCATCGCCCGAATGGCGGGCTGCGATGGAGCGTCGGGGCCTGGGCGATCGCATCGACCTCGCGTTCTGCACCCCCCTGGCCCCCGGCTTCGTCGGACGCGAGAACGAGGTCGGGCGTCGCGTCATCCGGTCTCTCACGTTCCTCCGCGACAGCGAGGACGATATCGCCTGGGCACACCCCGTCGAGGGGCTCATCGTGCACATCGACCTCACCGCGAACCGTGTGATCGGCATCGAGGACGAGGGCGACACCCCCGTGCCGGCCGGCAGCGGCAGGTACGACCCCGAGGCCACCGGCCCCGCGCGGACGACGCTGAAGCCGATCGAGATCACGCAGCCCGAGGGCCCGAGCTTCCGCGTCGACGGATCGCACGTGCAGTGGGAGAACTGGACGCTGCGCGTCGACTTCAACGCCCGCGAGGGTCTCGTGCTGCACGACGTGCGCTTCGACGATCGCCCGGTGCTGTCGCGTGCGAGCGTGCCCGAGATGGTCGTGCCGTACGGCGACACGAGCAACACGCGGTTCTGGATCAGCTACTTCGACGCGGGCGAGTACCTGCTCGGCAAGAACGCGAACCACCTCGAACTCGGATGCGACTGCCTCGGCGTCATCCACTACTTCGACGGACATGTCGCCGACGATCGCGGGCACGCCATGCGCATCCCGAACGCGGTGTGCATGCACGAGGAGGACTACGGCGTGCTGTGGAAGCACACCGAGCCGGGCCCGGTCGGCTCGCATGTACGCCGCTCACGCCGCCTGGTCGTGTCGTACTTCGCGACGATCGGCAACTACGACTACGGCTTCTTCTGGTACTTCTACCTCGACGGCTCGATCCAGGTCGAGGCCAAGGCCACCGGGATCGTGTTCGTCGGCGGCGGCGAGCCCGGCTCCACCAACCGTCACGCTCCCGAGATCGCCCCCGGAGTCTTCGCCCCCGTGCACCAGCACCTGTTCTCGGCGCGCCTCGACATGGCGATCGATGGCGACGAGAACCGCCTGTTCGAGGTCGATGCCGTGCGCATCCCGATGGGCGACGACAACCCGTTCGGAAACGCCTTCACGTGGTCGCACACCCCGCTGCGCACCGAGCAGGAGGCGCAGCGCGAGGCCGACACCTCGGTGGCGCGCGTGTGGGAAGTGCAGTCGACGACCCGCACGAACTACGTCGGCAAGCCCACCGCGTACCACCTGATTCCCGAACCCACCGCCCTGCTGATGGCCGACCCGGCCTCGACCGTCGCCGCCCGCGCCGCCTTCGCGACGAAGCACCTGTGGGGCACCGCCTACGACCCCGAGGAGCGCTGGCCGGCTGGCCGCTACCCCAACGCGCACGCCGGGGGCGCGGGGCTGCCCGCGTACACCGCCGACGACCGGTCGATCGACGGCGCCGACCTCGTGCTCTGGCACACCTTCGGCCTCACGCACGTGCCGCGGCCCGAGGACTGGCCCATCATGCCGGTCGACTACGCCGGGTTCTGGCTCAAGCCCTACGGATTCCTCGACCGCAATCCCGCGCTCGACCTGCCCGAGTCGTCGCAGGCACACGCGCAGGGCGGCGACGGGTGCTGCGGTGACGGAGCGACCTGCAGCTGCGCGCACTGA
- a CDS encoding TetR/AcrR family transcriptional regulator, whose translation MPRLVDHEARRHEIVLATWRLIAQRGIEATTMRELARELGLANGSVTHYFPDKSAILTAAFAHVFAATNARVAAHRAASGATGLAALRAFLLEAAPIDEERALEARIVIAFLEYAAADPALAEMFRDLMREWQQAFGEMVAEARAQGEVRDSLDVQAVSDAILHAVNGMQANGILLPETAREQRMRATVDALVDMLR comes from the coding sequence ATGCCCCGACTGGTCGATCACGAAGCCCGCCGACACGAGATCGTGCTGGCGACCTGGCGCCTGATCGCCCAGCGCGGCATCGAGGCGACGACCATGCGGGAGCTCGCGCGCGAGCTGGGCCTGGCCAACGGCAGCGTCACGCACTACTTCCCGGACAAGAGCGCGATCCTCACGGCCGCCTTCGCGCACGTCTTCGCCGCGACGAACGCGCGCGTCGCCGCGCACCGCGCCGCGTCCGGGGCGACGGGGCTCGCCGCACTCCGGGCCTTCCTGCTCGAGGCCGCGCCGATCGACGAGGAACGCGCCCTGGAGGCGCGCATCGTGATCGCGTTCCTCGAGTACGCGGCGGCCGACCCCGCGCTGGCCGAGATGTTCCGCGATCTGATGCGCGAATGGCAGCAGGCGTTCGGCGAGATGGTCGCCGAGGCCCGGGCCCAGGGCGAGGTGCGTGACAGCCTCGACGTGCAGGCCGTGAGCGACGCGATCCTGCACGCGGTCAACGGGATGCAGGCCAACGGCATCCTGCTGCCCGAGACCGCGCGCGAGCAGCGCATGCGTGCCACCGTCGACGCGCTCGTCGACATGTTGCGCTGA
- a CDS encoding helix-turn-helix domain-containing protein encodes MSIVMTRPGSGVTAVHAADLTAFRAAVDDSFVPLHVTAADPDRFRGSIRAASADGIHVSTVAASPHVVERTPDLIARADGPAVKMSLMLAGTGLLIQDGREALLRPGDFAVYDTSRPYTLCFSGEFRTIVTMFAPSALPLPPSALAQLTAVRVPGDGGLGGVVAPFLAQLGTHLDQVASPSGSRLVHTALDLLTTVYAHELGSDVAASDPHAALRRRVEEHIDTHLASPDLGPGTIAAAHYISTRHLHTLFQGQGTTVAALIRSRRLERCRRDLTDPLLADQSVSAIGARWGFPDAAHFSRTFKSAFGFSPSECRAGR; translated from the coding sequence ATGTCGATCGTCATGACCCGACCCGGATCGGGTGTCACCGCCGTCCACGCCGCCGACCTGACCGCGTTCCGCGCGGCGGTCGACGACAGCTTCGTCCCGCTGCACGTCACCGCGGCCGACCCCGATCGGTTCCGCGGCTCCATTCGCGCGGCCTCGGCCGATGGCATCCACGTCAGTACCGTCGCCGCCTCGCCGCACGTGGTCGAGCGCACGCCCGACCTGATCGCGCGCGCCGACGGCCCCGCGGTCAAGATGAGCCTCATGCTCGCCGGCACCGGCCTGTTGATCCAGGACGGCCGCGAAGCACTCCTGCGACCCGGAGACTTCGCCGTCTACGACACCTCGCGGCCCTACACGCTGTGCTTCAGCGGCGAGTTCCGCACGATCGTCACGATGTTCGCGCCGAGCGCCCTCCCCCTGCCGCCGTCGGCCCTCGCGCAGCTGACGGCCGTGCGCGTGCCCGGCGACGGAGGACTCGGGGGCGTCGTCGCGCCCTTCCTCGCCCAGCTGGGCACGCACCTGGATCAGGTCGCGAGCCCCTCCGGATCGCGGCTCGTTCATACGGCCCTCGATCTGCTGACGACCGTGTACGCGCACGAACTCGGCAGCGATGTCGCCGCGAGCGATCCGCACGCCGCGCTGCGCCGCCGCGTCGAGGAGCACATCGACACGCACCTCGCCTCCCCCGACCTGGGACCGGGAACGATCGCCGCCGCGCACTACATCTCGACGCGGCACCTGCACACTCTCTTCCAGGGGCAGGGCACCACGGTCGCCGCGCTCATCCGCTCACGCCGCCTCGAGCGCTGCCGCCGCGACCTGACGGATCCGCTGCTCGCCGATCAGTCGGTGTCGGCGATCGGTGCCCGGTGGGGGTTTCCGGATGCCGCGCACTTCAGCCGCACGTTCAAGTCGGCGTTCGGCTTCTCGCCGAGCGAGTGCCGCGCGGGGCGGTGA
- a CDS encoding SDR family NAD(P)-dependent oxidoreductase, which yields MNEDLRGQVALVTGGGTGIGEAVARRLAREGVHVVVTGRRLEPLERVAADIGGTAIAADAARSADAAALIARILEERGRLDIVVANAGGHGFATVADTDDDAWEAALRANVTTAFVVVRAALPALIAARGRVVVMSSIAGLAAGPSVAGYTVGKHALIGLTRSLARDYGRDGVRVNTVCPGWVATPMADEEMEAFAAAAGLTDREEAYATVTRDVPLARPAEPDEIAAVVRFLVSSESSYVTGATIVADGGAHIVDVPTIAFDHAGM from the coding sequence ATGAACGAAGACCTGCGTGGCCAGGTGGCCCTGGTGACCGGTGGTGGGACGGGGATCGGCGAGGCGGTCGCTCGTCGGCTCGCGCGCGAGGGGGTGCACGTCGTCGTGACGGGCCGGCGCCTCGAACCCCTCGAGCGCGTCGCGGCCGACATCGGCGGTACCGCGATCGCCGCCGATGCCGCGCGCTCCGCCGACGCGGCGGCGCTGATCGCCCGCATCCTCGAGGAGCGCGGGCGGCTCGACATCGTCGTCGCCAACGCCGGCGGGCACGGCTTCGCCACCGTCGCCGACACCGACGACGACGCGTGGGAGGCCGCCCTGCGCGCCAACGTCACGACGGCGTTCGTCGTGGTCCGCGCGGCTTTGCCCGCTCTCATCGCGGCGCGCGGCCGAGTGGTCGTGATGTCGTCGATCGCGGGCCTCGCGGCCGGCCCCTCGGTCGCGGGCTACACCGTCGGCAAGCACGCACTGATCGGGCTGACCCGCTCGCTCGCCCGTGATTACGGTCGAGACGGTGTGCGGGTCAACACGGTCTGCCCGGGATGGGTGGCGACGCCCATGGCCGACGAGGAGATGGAGGCCTTCGCCGCGGCGGCGGGGCTGACCGACCGCGAGGAGGCCTACGCGACGGTGACGCGCGACGTGCCCCTCGCGCGCCCCGCCGAGCCCGACGAGATCGCCGCGGTCGTGCGCTTCCTCGTGTCGAGTGAGTCGTCGTACGTCACCGGCGCGACGATCGTCGCCGACGGCGGGGCGCACATCGTCGACGTTCCGACGATCGCGTTCGACCACGCGGGGATGTGA
- a CDS encoding SDR family NAD(P)-dependent oxidoreductase yields MDLQLTSRRALVTGAAGGIGRAAVEALTAEGARVGAIDVDPRVRELVPSTAVADLTDAEAAAAAVEACARDLGGIDVVVLAAGISGPVGTPLDRTALTDWERVFAVNVTGAFLTLRSALPWLRRSDAPAVVVVASDSALVATAGMVPYAASKAALLQLARAAAVELAPEGIRVNAVCPSIVDTPMSRGDLGMPNGFAAAECPVQTPAEVADQIVLLASPRLRPVSAATWVSDFGVSARSGFPA; encoded by the coding sequence ATGGACCTTCAGCTGACTTCGCGCCGCGCCCTCGTGACCGGCGCCGCCGGAGGGATCGGTCGTGCGGCCGTCGAAGCGCTCACCGCCGAGGGCGCGCGCGTGGGCGCGATCGACGTCGACCCGCGGGTGCGTGAGCTGGTCCCGTCGACGGCCGTCGCCGACCTCACGGATGCCGAGGCGGCGGCCGCCGCGGTCGAGGCGTGCGCGCGCGATCTCGGCGGAATCGATGTGGTGGTCCTCGCCGCCGGTATCTCCGGCCCCGTCGGCACCCCGCTTGATCGCACAGCCCTCACCGACTGGGAACGCGTCTTCGCGGTCAACGTCACCGGGGCGTTCCTCACCCTCCGCTCAGCGCTCCCGTGGCTGCGTCGGTCGGACGCGCCCGCGGTCGTCGTCGTCGCGAGCGATTCGGCGCTCGTCGCGACCGCCGGGATGGTGCCCTATGCCGCGTCGAAGGCCGCGCTGCTGCAGCTCGCTCGAGCCGCTGCCGTGGAGCTCGCCCCCGAGGGGATCCGCGTCAACGCCGTGTGCCCGTCGATCGTCGACACCCCGATGAGTCGCGGAGATCTCGGGATGCCGAACGGCTTCGCCGCCGCGGAGTGCCCGGTGCAGACGCCGGCCGAGGTGGCGGACCAGATCGTGCTCTTGGCATCCCCTCGTCTGCGACCGGTGTCAGCGGCGACCTGGGTGTCGGATTTCGGTGTGAGCGCGCGATCGGGGTTTCCCGCGTGA
- a CDS encoding APC family permease, whose translation MTDPTSAGSSTALQRGALGVAGIVFLVLAAVAPLTGIVVVASLAIALGNGGGTPASFLIIAAILLLFAVGYAQMSKQLVNAGGFYAFVVKGLGRTGGLIAGLIATLGYNFFVVGTIGTSGFFMQSIIAGLTGFDLHWYVWGLLSIIVCFVMARTGVDFSSKVLGVALVLEVLMLVVFDVSVLVQTGFDLGAFSPEAVFSGSLPIGLLLAATGFLGFEATALFGEEARNPLKTIPRATYTAIIAIGVILGVTTWAVVSATGVAQAQGTAQEHLATGDLIFSLAATYLGPQLTVVMEILLLVSLFAAMLAFHNSATRYLYALGRARVLPFALARTRSSGAPQLAGIVQAGFAAIVAGIFALAGLDPILNLVPAMLGFGTLAVIVLQALAALSIVVFFRRRGDRRWWSTLIAPGIGFVALSVIVVLAVANFDIVAGSSEPAIRLMPLLLVLAVIGGIGYAAFLRRRKPAVYAGLSDDLEAFNVASAEKGKDPVPGL comes from the coding sequence ATGACCGACCCGACTTCCGCCGGCTCCTCCACCGCCTTGCAGCGCGGCGCGCTCGGTGTCGCCGGCATCGTCTTCCTCGTTCTCGCCGCTGTCGCGCCGCTGACCGGCATCGTCGTCGTCGCGTCGCTGGCGATCGCGCTCGGCAACGGCGGCGGCACGCCCGCGTCGTTCCTCATCATCGCGGCGATCCTGCTGCTCTTCGCCGTCGGCTACGCGCAGATGTCGAAGCAGTTGGTGAACGCGGGCGGGTTCTACGCCTTCGTCGTCAAGGGCCTGGGGCGCACCGGCGGCCTCATCGCGGGACTGATCGCCACGCTCGGCTACAACTTCTTCGTCGTCGGCACGATCGGCACGAGCGGCTTCTTCATGCAATCGATCATCGCGGGGCTCACGGGCTTCGACCTGCACTGGTACGTGTGGGGGCTGCTCTCGATCATCGTGTGCTTCGTCATGGCACGGACGGGCGTCGACTTCTCGTCGAAGGTGCTCGGGGTCGCGCTCGTGCTCGAGGTGCTGATGCTCGTGGTGTTCGACGTGTCCGTCCTCGTCCAGACCGGCTTCGATCTCGGCGCCTTCTCGCCCGAGGCCGTCTTCTCGGGATCGCTCCCGATCGGCCTGCTGCTCGCGGCGACCGGCTTCCTCGGGTTCGAGGCGACCGCGCTCTTCGGCGAAGAGGCGCGCAACCCGCTCAAGACCATCCCCCGTGCAACCTACACCGCGATCATCGCCATCGGCGTGATCCTCGGCGTCACCACCTGGGCCGTCGTCAGCGCGACCGGCGTCGCTCAGGCCCAGGGCACCGCCCAGGAGCACCTCGCAACCGGCGACCTCATCTTCAGCCTCGCGGCGACCTACCTGGGCCCGCAGCTGACGGTCGTCATGGAGATCCTGCTCCTGGTGAGCCTGTTCGCCGCGATGCTCGCGTTCCACAACTCGGCGACCCGCTACCTCTACGCCCTCGGCCGCGCTCGAGTGCTGCCCTTCGCCCTCGCCCGCACCCGCTCGTCGGGCGCCCCGCAGCTCGCGGGCATCGTCCAGGCCGGTTTCGCGGCGATCGTCGCGGGGATCTTCGCCCTCGCCGGTCTCGACCCGATCCTCAACCTCGTGCCCGCGATGCTCGGCTTCGGCACCCTCGCCGTGATCGTGCTGCAGGCGCTCGCGGCCCTGTCGATCGTGGTGTTCTTCCGCCGCCGCGGCGACCGCCGCTGGTGGAGCACGCTGATCGCGCCGGGCATCGGCTTCGTCGCCCTGTCGGTGATCGTGGTGCTGGCCGTGGCGAACTTCGACATCGTCGCGGGCTCGAGCGAACCCGCGATCCGCCTGATGCCTCTGCTGCTCGTGCTCGCGGTTATCGGCGGCATCGGGTACGCCGCGTTCCTGCGTCGTCGCAAGCCCGCCGTCTACGCCGGACTCTCCGACGACCTCGAGGCCTTCAACGTGGCCTCGGCCGAGAAGGGCAAGGACCCGGTCCCCGGACTCTGA
- a CDS encoding molybdenum cofactor biosynthesis F family protein, with protein MTTDTLNLSDTRTWLPLDGLAPGFDAAKADLTDALAGRTFTTVDDEGARTAYRFDADAVEWTAGPETGRDAVEVIEVDEDLYYAQYTPSAHPDEAVTLILDLRSGYALTVVSTLGTAAPGRTAVQMSFAPARIEELDQQGEAPAPTDELIGRRVLWVYSTVHAYEHVYLSPHWYSWHCLAGPEQGLADTDENTVWRVRPGIYVFTWREKVIPCGSVTIADHRDQKALRAHGVLFGTDESGSGATHFTFGAHGRLLSNTVHPLEYDPARPLER; from the coding sequence ATGACGACCGACACCCTGAACCTGTCCGACACGCGCACCTGGCTGCCGCTCGACGGGCTCGCGCCCGGCTTCGACGCCGCCAAGGCCGACCTGACCGATGCCCTCGCCGGGCGCACCTTCACCACCGTCGACGACGAGGGCGCGCGAACGGCGTACCGCTTCGACGCGGATGCCGTGGAGTGGACCGCCGGCCCCGAGACCGGACGTGACGCCGTCGAGGTCATCGAGGTGGACGAGGACCTCTATTACGCGCAGTACACCCCCTCGGCGCACCCCGACGAAGCCGTGACGCTGATCCTCGACCTGCGCAGCGGATACGCGCTGACCGTGGTCAGCACCCTCGGCACCGCCGCCCCCGGGCGCACCGCGGTGCAGATGAGCTTCGCACCCGCGCGCATCGAGGAGCTCGACCAGCAGGGAGAGGCCCCGGCGCCCACCGACGAGCTAATCGGCCGCCGCGTGCTGTGGGTGTACTCGACCGTGCACGCGTACGAGCACGTGTACCTCTCGCCGCACTGGTACTCGTGGCACTGCCTCGCCGGCCCCGAGCAGGGCCTCGCCGATACCGACGAGAACACGGTGTGGCGTGTGCGGCCCGGCATCTACGTGTTCACCTGGCGCGAGAAGGTCATCCCGTGCGGCTCGGTCACGATCGCGGACCACCGCGACCAGAAGGCCCTGCGCGCCCACGGGGTGCTGTTCGGCACCGACGAGTCGGGCTCGGGTGCCACGCACTTCACCTTCGGCGCGCACGGACGCCTGCTGTCGAACACGGTTCACCCGCTCGAGTACGACCCGGCGCGTCCGCTGGAGCGCTGA
- a CDS encoding ABC transporter permease, with protein MTDSSVTPRPVTENRFIRAAVEGVVRTPLLIVLIVLVIGVQIATDSFFGWQNIRGILQDSAVIAIVAIPVAMLLIAGYIDLSVGSSLALGGVVASLVMDKGAGQPAVAIVLAILAGAVVGLVNAVIVTVLGLNSFITTLGTLTAVRGVAQLISPTPRNNFGDQFGLLGVGTVAGVPLSVWIAALLLIAAGIFLSLTPTGRHVYAVGVNRQAAYLSGVPVRRLPFALFVLSGAMSGFAGTIVAARLNSAPAGQLGAGFELIVLTAVLLGGVALTGGEGTIFGVVVGVLFYGALNNSLVLLGVTTFWQAVASGLALVAAIGLSALTHVLRVRLATARAQRLVALAA; from the coding sequence GTGACTGACTCGTCCGTGACGCCCCGACCCGTCACAGAGAACCGCTTCATCCGCGCCGCCGTCGAAGGCGTCGTGCGCACCCCGCTGCTCATCGTGCTGATCGTCCTGGTCATCGGCGTGCAGATCGCGACCGACTCCTTCTTCGGATGGCAGAACATCCGCGGCATCCTGCAGGACAGCGCCGTGATCGCGATCGTCGCCATCCCCGTCGCGATGCTGCTCATCGCCGGATACATCGACCTCTCCGTGGGCTCGAGTCTCGCTCTCGGCGGGGTCGTGGCATCCCTCGTCATGGACAAGGGAGCCGGACAACCGGCGGTCGCGATCGTGCTCGCGATCCTCGCCGGAGCGGTGGTCGGGCTCGTGAACGCCGTGATCGTCACGGTGTTGGGCCTGAACTCGTTCATCACCACTCTCGGCACGCTCACCGCGGTGCGCGGGGTGGCGCAGCTCATCAGTCCCACGCCGCGCAACAACTTCGGCGACCAGTTCGGCCTGCTCGGCGTCGGGACGGTCGCGGGTGTTCCCCTGTCGGTGTGGATCGCGGCGCTGCTGCTGATCGCCGCGGGGATCTTCCTCTCGCTCACTCCCACCGGCCGTCACGTGTACGCCGTCGGCGTCAACCGGCAGGCGGCATACCTGTCGGGCGTGCCGGTGCGCCGACTGCCGTTCGCGCTGTTCGTGCTGTCGGGGGCGATGTCGGGCTTTGCCGGCACGATCGTCGCGGCCCGCCTCAACAGCGCTCCGGCCGGGCAGCTGGGCGCCGGTTTCGAGCTCATCGTGCTCACGGCGGTGCTGCTCGGCGGTGTCGCGCTCACGGGAGGAGAGGGCACGATCTTCGGCGTCGTCGTCGGGGTGCTGTTCTACGGCGCGCTGAACAACTCGCTGGTCCTGCTGGGCGTCACGACGTTCTGGCAGGCGGTGGCCAGCGGCCTCGCGCTCGTCGCGGCGATCGGCCTCAGCGCTCTGACGCACGTGCTGCGGGTGCGGTTGGCGACGGCGCGCGCGCAGAGGTTGGTGGCGTTGGCCGCCTGA
- a CDS encoding sugar ABC transporter ATP-binding protein, translated as MSVTVRGLTKRYGATLALDDVTLDIPGGRIHALLGHNGAGKSTLIACLGGGVAPTSGTIEIGGVAHDSLTPRTSIAAGVAVIYQHLSLLENMTVAENLFVGQELTAAGLIRRGAQRRLAREALDAVGATGIDPDVKVATLPIGQRQLVEIAKVVRRDARLIVFDEPTAALSRAEAARLGELVRDLAGRGIAILYVTHLLGEVLALADAATVMRNGRAVWSAEGAAISRESLVAAISDGHGATNDRPAPPRTGETPVLEVRGLTAPGLRPVDLAVAPGEIVACYGLVGSGRTRFLSTIFGRIPRSGGTLAVDGVPRETGSPAQGLRAGIALVPADRAREGLFAALPAQDNTVIDAMRRLGSWGLRSLKAERAVFDRVADTLALRPRAADLPAGRFSGGNQQKILLGRWVNDAARTRVILLDDPTQGVDVGARKDIYDAIKTLAAEKGIGVIVATNEPEEVVDLAHRCLIFAKGAVIDEVDVAHTTADGLLSAVHTAPAAPAELIEGTRS; from the coding sequence ATGTCTGTCACCGTGCGCGGTCTGACGAAGCGGTACGGGGCCACCCTCGCTCTCGACGACGTCACCCTCGACATCCCCGGCGGGCGCATCCACGCGCTCCTCGGCCACAACGGCGCCGGAAAATCCACGCTCATCGCCTGCCTCGGCGGCGGCGTCGCCCCGACCTCCGGCACCATCGAGATCGGGGGCGTCGCCCACGACTCCCTGACCCCGCGGACCTCGATCGCGGCGGGGGTGGCGGTGATCTACCAGCACCTGAGCCTGCTCGAGAACATGACGGTGGCCGAGAACCTCTTCGTCGGTCAAGAGCTCACCGCCGCGGGGCTCATCCGCCGCGGTGCGCAGCGCCGTCTCGCCCGCGAGGCTCTCGACGCCGTCGGTGCCACCGGCATCGACCCCGACGTGAAGGTCGCGACCCTGCCCATCGGGCAGCGCCAGCTCGTCGAGATCGCGAAGGTCGTGCGTCGCGATGCGCGGCTCATCGTGTTCGACGAGCCGACCGCCGCTCTGTCACGGGCGGAAGCGGCGCGCCTGGGCGAGCTCGTCCGTGACCTCGCCGGCCGCGGGATCGCGATCCTCTACGTCACGCACCTGCTGGGCGAGGTGCTCGCCCTGGCGGATGCGGCGACCGTCATGCGCAACGGCCGCGCCGTGTGGTCCGCCGAAGGCGCGGCGATCAGCCGCGAGTCGCTGGTCGCGGCCATCAGCGACGGACACGGGGCCACGAACGACCGCCCCGCTCCTCCCCGCACGGGCGAGACCCCGGTGCTCGAGGTCCGGGGACTCACGGCTCCGGGCCTTCGTCCGGTCGATCTCGCGGTCGCGCCGGGCGAGATCGTCGCCTGCTACGGCCTCGTCGGATCGGGGCGCACGCGTTTTCTCAGCACGATCTTCGGGCGCATCCCGCGCTCGGGCGGCACGCTCGCCGTCGACGGCGTGCCCCGGGAGACAGGTTCACCCGCGCAGGGGCTGCGCGCCGGGATCGCCCTGGTGCCGGCGGACCGTGCGCGCGAGGGACTGTTCGCCGCCCTCCCCGCGCAGGACAACACCGTGATCGACGCGATGCGCCGGCTCGGGTCGTGGGGACTGCGCTCGCTGAAGGCGGAGCGCGCAGTGTTCGACCGTGTGGCCGACACGCTCGCTCTGCGTCCGCGCGCGGCCGACCTCCCGGCCGGTCGGTTCAGCGGCGGCAACCAACAGAAGATCCTGCTCGGGCGCTGGGTCAACGACGCGGCACGCACCCGGGTGATCCTGCTCGACGATCCGACGCAGGGCGTCGACGTCGGTGCCCGCAAAGACATCTACGACGCGATCAAGACGCTGGCCGCCGAGAAGGGCATCGGCGTGATCGTCGCCACGAACGAACCCGAAGAGGTCGTCGATCTCGCTCACCGCTGCCTCATCTTCGCGAAGGGTGCCGTCATCGACGAGGTCGACGTCGCCCACACCACGGCCGACGGTCTGCTCTCCGCCGTCCACACCGCCCCGGCCGCCCCCGCCGAACTCATCGAAGGAACCCGATCGTGA